Proteins encoded by one window of Cuniculiplasma divulgatum:
- a CDS encoding LSM domain-containing protein, translating into MATYPNTGLKPLEALRASTEKNVLVDVKGRRGYSGTLEGYDVYMNLVLRNANEIINGEVKGVHNRILVRGDNVIFVSPSSGD; encoded by the coding sequence ATGGCAACATATCCAAATACCGGACTCAAACCATTAGAGGCTCTTAGGGCTTCTACCGAAAAGAATGTATTAGTTGATGTTAAGGGAAGGAGAGGCTACTCCGGTACCCTTGAAGGATACGATGTATACATGAATCTAGTTTTAAGAAATGCAAATGAAATTATAAACGGAGAAGTTAAAGGCGTTCATAACAGAATACTCGTAAGAGGAGACAATGTTATTTTTGTTTCGCCATCATCAGGTGATTAA
- a CDS encoding 50S ribosomal protein L37e, translating into MSNGTAVMGKMNSKKVHIRCRRCGHHAYHIREKRCAHCGFPAPRLRSYKWAKAK; encoded by the coding sequence ATGAGTAATGGAACAGCTGTAATGGGAAAAATGAACAGTAAGAAAGTTCATATCAGATGCAGAAGATGCGGTCATCATGCTTACCATATCAGGGAAAAGAGGTGTGCTCACTGTGGATTCCCAGCTCCAAGACTACGATCCTATAAATGGGCTAAAGCCAAGTGA
- the purF gene encoding amidophosphoribosyltransferase, protein MDSQLQDYDPINGLKPSENCAVIGIYGNDTVFFKIYTSLRTLQHRGQEASGVAIFDGEKINALKVDGLVYEGFRPYIEKEIVPKGNIGIGHNRYSTAGIKNITGAGPFLISTAMGDMAISHNGEITNYQSLRDELKEQGVPFVTTNDTEVMLNLLARTIRQKGIKNGIRSSMEMLQGSYSAVLMIGEKMYAMRDPKGFRPLILGKAGNDIIISSESAAIDVLGGAIVRDVQPGEVVEIYNGDINTLFIMRSQRISHCMFEYVYFARPDSIIDGVEVYNSRYRLGVNLAKEAPVEADVVIPVPDSGRTQALSYAAELKMEYSEGLFKNRYSERTFIMPGNKERDSAVKLKLNPIKSVVQGKRIVLVDDSIVRGTTMKRIVALLSSFGAKEIHVRIASPKIVAPCYFGVDMKTRDQFIALNKSDDQISKEVGADSLAYLSIEGLVNSIGMPKKSLCLGCLTGEYPVKIAGEKEDIQTTLEL, encoded by the coding sequence GTGGATTCCCAGCTCCAAGACTACGATCCTATAAATGGGCTAAAGCCAAGTGAGAACTGTGCCGTAATAGGGATATACGGTAACGATACAGTTTTTTTTAAAATCTATACTTCTCTGAGAACTCTACAACACAGGGGACAGGAAGCTTCAGGAGTTGCGATTTTTGATGGAGAAAAGATAAATGCTCTCAAGGTAGACGGGCTAGTATACGAGGGATTCAGGCCATATATTGAAAAAGAAATTGTGCCTAAGGGGAACATTGGAATAGGTCACAACAGGTATTCTACAGCGGGTATTAAGAATATAACCGGCGCAGGTCCCTTTCTAATATCAACGGCAATGGGTGATATGGCCATAAGCCACAATGGGGAAATAACTAATTATCAGTCCTTGAGAGATGAGTTAAAGGAGCAGGGAGTGCCTTTTGTCACGACCAATGACACAGAAGTTATGTTGAATCTTCTGGCTCGGACAATCCGTCAGAAGGGAATTAAAAATGGTATAAGAAGTTCTATGGAAATGCTTCAAGGATCATATTCAGCCGTTCTAATGATAGGAGAAAAGATGTACGCAATGAGGGATCCAAAGGGTTTCAGACCACTTATTCTTGGAAAGGCCGGAAACGACATAATTATATCGTCTGAAAGCGCGGCCATTGACGTACTTGGAGGTGCTATTGTCAGAGATGTTCAACCGGGAGAAGTTGTTGAGATATATAATGGAGACATAAACACTTTATTTATTATGAGGAGTCAGAGGATTTCTCACTGCATGTTTGAATATGTATACTTTGCAAGACCTGATAGCATAATAGATGGTGTTGAGGTGTATAATTCCAGGTACAGACTTGGAGTTAATCTCGCAAAAGAAGCGCCTGTGGAGGCTGATGTTGTGATTCCAGTACCTGACTCTGGCAGGACACAGGCCCTGAGTTATGCTGCTGAACTCAAGATGGAATATAGTGAGGGTCTTTTCAAGAACAGATACTCAGAAAGAACATTTATTATGCCTGGTAACAAGGAAAGGGACAGCGCAGTTAAGCTGAAACTTAATCCGATTAAATCTGTAGTACAGGGAAAGCGAATTGTTCTTGTCGATGACAGCATTGTCCGTGGAACAACCATGAAAAGGATTGTTGCTTTGCTAAGCAGTTTTGGCGCGAAAGAGATACATGTCAGAATAGCATCACCAAAGATTGTTGCACCATGTTACTTCGGCGTTGATATGAAGACCCGGGATCAGTTCATAGCTTTAAACAAGAGTGATGATCAGATTTCAAAAGAGGTTGGTGCAGATAGTCTTGCTTATCTCTCCATAGAGGGATTGGTAAATAGTATTGGAATGCCTAAGAAATCACTCTGCCTTGGATGTCTAACCGGAGAATATCCGGTAAAAATTGCTGGAGAAAAGGAAGATATCCAGACAACTCTGGAGTTATAA
- a CDS encoding NOP5/NOP56 family protein, translated as MTERTKWYGYRSDGTLKVYKLLSANPTDLFDRLSEGKDGLEMEEGKALPDLRELMLNYGRSKLKESLGRDWKLVKIFNVYNSMDEIINLLFEKSMALGLIVGESEDPGELFQNMKNNEDHAISTIGELGSEMVSRKKELEKSLNEKAKEIFPNTSRIINPVLCAELLGHFQSLERLVNTPSSSIQMAGAEKSLFISKTRHIPNPKHGFLYKSHLISGSSPRDRGKISRRLSAKIALTLKADGIGRIMSQDEIDNILSKISNKN; from the coding sequence ATAAGCTTCTTTCTGCAAATCCGACTGATCTATTTGACAGACTATCTGAAGGAAAGGATGGATTAGAAATGGAAGAGGGCAAGGCGCTTCCTGATCTTCGAGAACTGATGCTAAATTACGGAAGATCGAAACTGAAAGAGTCTCTCGGAAGGGACTGGAAGCTGGTGAAGATCTTCAATGTGTATAACTCAATGGACGAAATAATCAATCTCTTATTTGAAAAATCAATGGCTCTTGGCCTGATTGTAGGCGAATCGGAGGATCCTGGAGAATTATTCCAGAATATGAAGAATAACGAGGATCATGCAATATCAACCATAGGGGAACTTGGATCGGAAATGGTATCGAGGAAAAAGGAACTTGAAAAGTCCCTGAATGAGAAGGCAAAGGAGATCTTTCCAAACACCTCACGAATAATTAATCCAGTATTATGTGCTGAACTGCTGGGGCATTTTCAATCACTGGAAAGGCTTGTTAATACCCCATCATCCTCAATACAGATGGCAGGTGCAGAGAAATCACTTTTTATCAGCAAAACAAGGCACATACCAAATCCGAAACATGGCTTTCTTTATAAGTCTCATTTAATTTCGGGAAGCAGTCCAAGAGATAGGGGAAAAATTTCAAGAAGACTCTCGGCAAAAATTGCCTTAACTCTTAAGGCTGATGGTATAGGCAGGATAATGAGTCAGGATGAAATAGATAATATCCTTTCAAAAATAAGTAATAAGAATTAA